The following proteins are encoded in a genomic region of Dioscorea cayenensis subsp. rotundata cultivar TDr96_F1 chromosome 8, TDr96_F1_v2_PseudoChromosome.rev07_lg8_w22 25.fasta, whole genome shotgun sequence:
- the LOC120267368 gene encoding pentatricopeptide repeat-containing protein At4g13650-like, whose amino-acid sequence MAPTRSPLANLPEKLSSYLKLLHLDTRSIHGLSLKLGCLSSTFLCNNLLHSYSSIPSLFDAHKLLDEIPHPNIVSFSALISGYARIGNLKHAMNLFKRLQCSIIPNKFTFGGIISGCAQTRDFLLGVQVHCGMIKSGVESDAFVQSLLIDMYGKCGMVDWAFKVDMVCSGVQPVIMTFASLVKVFDDPTKLNQAKQTHGFIVKLGIEVDDRLGSTMIAMYGRCGGINEVIRLSDRLKHDVVSLTSLLAAYMHNGFAVEAIGIFRRMVSEKMVIDLFVVASVIKACSNFQQLRLGKEVHGYAVKNGFMYDVSVSNAVLTLYGRCGAIRESERVFELMLDKDTISWTALLMSFCQNGYGEKAVLLFRQMLREALSTPIFSVTGAVSACSTIPSPPLGQQIHSRTVKLGIDEDISVENSLITMYAKCGSIENATKVFDSMQRRDTVSWNALINGFSHHGFEKEALKAFDQMQEKGIQPDDLTFVGILVSCSRAGLVTEGCEYFNLMSTAYRLMPKKEHYACMVDLFGRAGMVEDAIEFIHAMPCEPDQLVWEPLLASCKVHGNVELAKLAAMKILKIKPDEPSVYVTLSSVHASDGIWDEKARVRDIMSEYGVHKMPGRSWIEFPVSNENELEILQAL is encoded by the exons ATGGCACCCACTCGATCACCATTGGCAAACCTCCCAGAAAAGCTCTCATCTTACCTCAAGCTTCTCCATTTAGACACCAGATCCATCCATGGCCTCTCCCTCAAGCTCGGATGCCTTTCCTCCACCTTCCTCTGCAACAACTTGCTCCATTCCTACTCTTCAATCCCATCTCTCTTTGATGCCCACAAGCTGCTTGATGAAATTCCCCATCCAAACATTGTCTCCTTTTCTGCTCTAATTTCAGGCTACGCTCGGATTGGTAATCTGAAACATGCAATGAATTTGTTTAAGCGTTTGCAATGTAGCATAATTCCTAATAAATTCACatttggaggcattatctcGGGTTGTGCTCAAACGAGAGATTTTCTTCTTGGAGTTCAAGTGCATTGTGGTATGATTAAGTCTGGAGTTGAATCTGATGCGTTTGTGCAAAGTTTGCTGATTGATATGTATGGAAAGTGTGGGATGGTTGATTGGGCATTCAAAGT GGACATGGTTTGCAGTGGTGTTCAGCCTGTGATTATGACATTTGCTAGTCTTGTCAAGGTTTTTGATGACCCAACAAAGCTCAACCAGGCAAAACAAACTCATGGTTTCATAGTGAAACTTGGGATTGAAGTAGATGACCGGCTAGGTAGCACGATGATTGCAATGTATGGGCGCTGTGGAGGCATTAACGAGGTGATCAGGCTATCTGATAGATTGAAgcatgatgttgtttctttaacTTCGCTGCTTGCTGCTTACATGCATAATGGTTTTGCTGTGGAAGCAATCGGTATTTTTCGCCGGATGGTATCAGAGAAGATGGTTATCGATCTGTTTGTTGTTGCAAGTGTTATCAAGGCTTGTTCTAATTTCCAACAACTAAGATTAGGAAAAGAAGTTCATGGTTATGCCGTGAAAAATGGTTTCATGTATGATGTATCAGTTAGCAATGCAGTGCTTACACTCTATGGAAGATGTGGTGCAATTAGAGAGTCAGAGAGAGTGTTTGAATTGATGCTTGATAAAGATACTATCTCTTGGACTGCTTTGCTGATGAGTTTCTGTCAAAATGGATATGGAGAAAAAGCTGTGCTCTTGTTCCGGCAAATGCTACGTGAAGCATTAAGCACACCGATCTTTAGTGTCACCGGAGCTGTCAGTGCTTGTTCTACAATACCAAGTCCTCCTTTGGGACAACAAATCCATTCAAGAACTGTGAAATTAGGTATCGATGAGGACATTTCTGTAGAGAATTCTCTGATAACAATGTATGCCAAGTGCGGAAGTATCGAGAACGCGACAAAAGTGTTTGATTCGATGCAAAGAAGAGACACTGTTTCATGGAATGCACTGATAAATGGTTTTTCACACCATGGATTTGAGAAAGAGGCTCTTAAAGCATTTGATCAAATGCAGGAGAAAGGCATTCAGCCTGATGACTTAACTTTCGTCGGGATTCTTGTTTCTTGCAGTCGTGCCGGTCTAGTCACTGAGGGCTGTGAGTACTTCAATTTAATGAGTACAGCCTACCGATTGATGCCGAAAAAGGAGCATTATGCTTGCATGGTTGATCTATTCGGTCGTGCAGGAATGGTTGAGGATGCTATAGAATTTATTCATGCTATGCCTTGCGAACCAGACCAGCTAGTTTGGGAACCATTGCTCGCATCATGCAAGGTGCATGGAAATGTAGAGTTAGCAAAGCTTGCAGCAATGAAAATACTTAAGATAAAGCCTGATGAACCTTCAGTGTATGTTACCCTTTCAAGCGTGCATGCTTCAGATGGAATCTGGGATGAAAAGGCTCGTGTTCGAGACATTATGAGCGAATATGGAGTGCACAAGATGCCTGGTCGAAGTTGGATCGAGTTTCCAGTGTCGAATGAGAATGAACTTGAAATTTTGCAAGCATTGTAA